From a region of the Desulfobulbaceae bacterium genome:
- the recJ gene encoding single-stranded-DNA-specific exonuclease RecJ → MNLSSFKHKKWLVKDIDDENVSLISTKYGLSKLSSCLLSGRKIDEYDVGKFLHPQLGQLPSPFLLKGVHDAVKIIHESIVNNEHIVLYGDYDVDGVTAVSVLANFLMLLNKKYLICHPNRIMDGYGLKYSVVNNLMAGERPGLVVTCDCGISDESEVSKLRNAGWKVIVTDHHQPPDDLPDANVIIDPWQTGCAFPFKDLAGVGVSFFLVMALRSYLVEVGYLSMSTAPNLKKLLDIVAIGTICDMVEVRGVNRILVTAGLDVLTMTNNHGLAKLLEQCGLSQRKIIYSEDISFKIGPRLNAPGRMGDAGLSSRLLTADNPENTQEIINKIELINDNRRQLTFTHIEQAKDEVDKQKLTGKPCIIIYRKDWHLGVIGIVASKLIEEYGLPAIALCGEGILKGSVRSIEGLNFHDILAECSDILVEFGGHSAACGFSVEESRLEALRSRLYDLVAKNLSSGETESTLIIDHSFADNEWEISEVEAANNALQPYGFNNFEPIYTLKSACELRNIQFIGKEKSHLRFQAKLGGSLINAIGFGFADAIRKHTTIENSAVKAHIAFSLRKNFFNHQETNQLFIHDLILESHA, encoded by the coding sequence ATGAATTTATCAAGTTTTAAACATAAGAAATGGCTAGTTAAAGATATTGACGATGAAAATGTCAGCCTAATATCTACTAAATACGGACTTTCAAAACTGTCATCATGCTTACTGTCGGGTCGAAAGATAGATGAATATGACGTAGGGAAGTTCCTTCATCCCCAACTGGGTCAGCTCCCATCACCATTTTTACTTAAAGGTGTTCATGATGCCGTGAAAATAATACATGAGTCTATAGTGAACAACGAGCATATAGTATTGTATGGTGATTATGATGTTGATGGTGTGACGGCGGTATCTGTACTGGCAAATTTCTTGATGCTCTTAAATAAAAAATACCTTATTTGCCACCCGAATCGAATAATGGACGGTTACGGGCTGAAGTATTCAGTTGTCAACAACTTAATGGCAGGGGAGAGACCGGGACTAGTAGTTACTTGTGACTGCGGTATTTCTGATGAAAGTGAAGTTTCCAAATTACGAAATGCAGGCTGGAAGGTGATAGTTACCGATCATCACCAACCGCCGGATGATCTTCCTGATGCCAATGTGATTATTGATCCTTGGCAGACTGGCTGTGCTTTTCCTTTTAAAGACCTGGCTGGAGTAGGGGTCTCTTTTTTTCTGGTCATGGCCTTAAGAAGTTATTTAGTAGAAGTTGGCTACTTAAGCATGAGCACTGCCCCTAACTTAAAAAAACTCCTTGATATTGTTGCTATAGGCACTATTTGTGACATGGTAGAAGTCAGAGGTGTTAATAGAATTCTGGTCACTGCCGGCCTTGACGTGCTGACTATGACCAATAACCATGGATTAGCGAAATTATTAGAACAATGTGGATTATCCCAGAGAAAAATAATTTACTCTGAAGACATTTCATTTAAGATTGGACCGCGACTTAATGCTCCTGGTCGTATGGGTGATGCAGGATTGTCGAGCAGGCTCCTGACCGCCGACAATCCTGAAAATACCCAGGAGATAATAAATAAGATTGAACTGATTAATGACAACAGGCGGCAGCTTACATTTACGCATATTGAGCAGGCAAAAGATGAAGTAGACAAACAGAAACTTACCGGCAAACCCTGCATTATAATCTACCGGAAAGACTGGCATCTGGGTGTTATCGGAATTGTCGCCTCAAAATTGATAGAAGAGTATGGCTTGCCTGCTATTGCGCTTTGTGGTGAGGGTATACTCAAAGGCTCCGTACGTTCAATCGAGGGCTTGAATTTTCATGACATACTTGCCGAATGCTCCGATATTCTGGTTGAGTTTGGAGGACATAGCGCTGCCTGTGGATTTAGTGTCGAAGAGTCAAGGCTTGAGGCGTTAAGAAGCAGACTTTACGATCTGGTTGCCAAGAATCTAAGCTCAGGTGAGACTGAGTCTACCTTGATAATTGATCATAGCTTTGCTGATAACGAGTGGGAGATAAGTGAAGTTGAAGCTGCAAATAACGCTCTTCAACCATACGGGTTTAACAATTTTGAACCTATTTATACTTTAAAATCAGCTTGTGAGTTGAGAAATATTCAATTCATTGGTAAAGAGAAGTCGCATTTACGGTTTCAAGCTAAACTCGGAGGAAGTCTGATTAATGCAATTGGATTTGGCTTTGCTGATGCTATTCGAAAGCACACCACCATAGAAAATTCTGCTGTAAAAGCGCATATTGCTTTTAGCCTCCGAAAAAACTTCTTTAATCATCAAGAGACCAATCAGCTTTTCATACACGATCTTATCTTGGAGTCGCACGCATAA
- the serC gene encoding 3-phosphoserine/phosphohydroxythreonine transaminase, with translation MPERVYNFSPGPATLPQEVLLQASKDIINFNNTGMGLIELSHRSKDFIAVTDNTEKLLRELLDIPDNYKVLFLQGGASTQFAMVPMNLLSSTTKKATYLNTGTWSKKAIKEAKLFGDIDVAFSSEDTGFDRLPANLDFASANSSEYLYFVSNNTIYGTQFSEMPKTETTMICDMSSDILSRKIDVSSFGLIFAGAQKNMGPAGCTVVIIREDLLDKAPGNIPTMFKYKTHSDKASMFNTPPCFAIYAIGLVLKWLKDIGGVPAIEAQNRKKAKLIYDCIDSSSFYKGHAQSNNRSMMNITFNLPTPELEAQFISEALAVDLNGLKGHRSIGGIRASIYNAFPVEGVEKLVSFMEEFENKNK, from the coding sequence ATGCCAGAGAGAGTTTATAACTTTAGCCCAGGACCTGCAACCTTACCGCAGGAAGTTTTGCTGCAAGCTTCAAAAGATATTATTAATTTCAATAACACCGGGATGGGGCTTATAGAGCTTAGCCACCGCAGCAAAGATTTTATTGCTGTAACCGACAATACCGAAAAACTTCTCAGAGAACTGCTCGATATCCCTGACAACTATAAAGTTCTTTTTCTTCAAGGTGGTGCCTCCACGCAATTTGCCATGGTACCAATGAACTTACTCAGTTCAACCACTAAGAAAGCCACCTATTTAAACACTGGCACATGGTCAAAAAAGGCAATCAAGGAGGCCAAATTATTTGGTGATATTGATGTCGCCTTTTCAAGCGAGGATACAGGCTTTGATCGATTACCGGCAAACCTGGATTTCGCCTCAGCAAACTCCAGTGAATATCTTTATTTTGTTTCAAATAACACAATTTACGGTACGCAGTTCAGTGAGATGCCTAAAACAGAAACTACCATGATTTGTGATATGTCCTCGGATATTTTGTCTCGAAAAATTGACGTTTCATCGTTTGGCTTAATCTTTGCCGGTGCTCAAAAGAATATGGGGCCTGCGGGGTGTACTGTTGTAATTATCAGGGAAGATCTTCTTGATAAAGCGCCAGGCAATATTCCTACTATGTTCAAATACAAAACCCATTCAGATAAGGCGTCCATGTTTAACACACCGCCTTGTTTTGCGATTTATGCCATTGGTCTTGTTTTGAAATGGCTCAAAGATATTGGTGGTGTCCCTGCGATTGAGGCCCAGAATCGTAAGAAAGCAAAGCTTATATATGATTGCATTGATTCTTCTTCCTTTTATAAAGGACATGCCCAGTCAAACAATCGTTCCATGATGAACATCACCTTTAATCTCCCGACTCCGGAGCTCGAAGCACAATTTATAAGTGAAGCTTTGGCTGTCGATTTAAATGGTTTAAAAGGGCATCGTTCCATTGGCGGTATTCGGGCCTCAATTTATAATGCCTTTCCTGTTGAGGGTGTTGAAAAACTCGTCTCTTTCATGGAAGAGTTCGAAAATAAAAATAAATAA
- the miaA gene encoding tRNA (adenosine(37)-N6)-dimethylallyltransferase MiaA — MSNLAPHTSNKHCFSEPVIFLAGPTASGKTELAIAIAQQFNCEIVGVDSMQIYKYMDIGSAKPSKDELSQVAHHLIDYVNPDEPYNASRFVSDCCHAIECIRERDKIPLLVGGTGLYFQALEFGIFSQPQIDEAIRENLRNEVLERGSRDLHKELQRVDLQSAERIHENDSYRIVRALEIFRSTGKTWSEYIDEHKSAEGRIKRPKKLLKLGIDRNRDQLYERINQRVATMIELGLVAEVNMLLGMGYAATLSSMQSLGYRHILSFLNGEWSWEKTVELLARDTRRYAKRQFTWFKKDTDVNWYYPDKRNELFTKISKFLAI, encoded by the coding sequence ATGAGTAATCTTGCACCTCATACTTCAAACAAACACTGTTTTAGTGAACCAGTTATATTTTTGGCAGGTCCGACGGCATCAGGAAAAACAGAGTTAGCCATCGCCATAGCCCAGCAGTTTAACTGTGAAATTGTCGGAGTGGATTCCATGCAGATCTATAAATATATGGATATTGGTTCTGCAAAACCCTCTAAAGATGAACTCTCTCAGGTGGCCCATCATTTAATCGACTACGTTAATCCGGATGAACCATATAATGCGTCGCGATTTGTTAGCGATTGCTGTCATGCGATTGAATGCATACGTGAACGTGATAAAATACCTTTGCTGGTTGGTGGTACCGGACTCTATTTTCAGGCCTTGGAGTTTGGAATTTTCTCTCAACCCCAGATCGATGAAGCTATTCGGGAAAACCTGAGAAACGAAGTTCTGGAGAGAGGTTCAAGAGATCTGCATAAGGAGTTGCAGAGAGTTGATCTGCAAAGTGCTGAGCGTATTCATGAAAACGATAGCTACAGGATAGTGCGTGCCCTAGAAATTTTTCGTTCGACTGGCAAAACCTGGTCGGAGTATATTGATGAGCATAAAAGTGCAGAAGGAAGAATTAAACGCCCCAAAAAACTATTAAAATTAGGAATTGATCGTAATCGAGATCAACTGTATGAACGAATCAACCAAAGAGTTGCAACTATGATTGAGCTCGGATTGGTTGCTGAAGTAAATATGCTTTTAGGCATGGGCTATGCTGCCACACTTAGCTCAATGCAGTCGCTGGGCTATCGGCATATACTTTCTTTTTTGAACGGTGAATGGAGTTGGGAAAAGACAGTTGAGCTACTCGCCCGAGATACCCGGCGCTATGCGAAGCGACAGTTTACCTGGTTCAAAAAAGATACCGACGTTAATTGGTATTACCCCGACAAGCGAAACGAACTCTTCACTAAAATTTCAAAATTTTTGGCGATATAA
- the rlmN gene encoding 23S rRNA (adenine(2503)-C(2))-methyltransferase RlmN codes for MSLNHSELIDLKDLSLNKLIEVVSSLDESPFRAKQIFSWLYRPGIRKFEQMTDISKQFRAKLDNTAYFSQLALHKKEISTDGTIKYAFMLSDDHIVESVLIPEGDRNTLCVSSQVGCAMGCKFCLTGTMGLKRNLTPAEIVNQVYYVAEELLAANSGKVTNIVFMGMGEPLANFNHLMTALSILSDNLGLNFSDRKMTVSTCGIVPKIIELGQKCSVNMAISLHAADDRTRNSIMPVNLTYSLDSLITACREFPLSKRKPIMFEYILLKDVNDSAQHAKELIKLLHGIPCKINLLPYNSCPALPFQKPLPKTIETFHQILRKAGHTVIIRDSRGADISAACGQLAQK; via the coding sequence ATGTCACTCAATCACTCTGAATTGATTGATTTAAAAGATTTATCATTAAATAAACTGATAGAGGTTGTCTCTTCTCTGGACGAATCCCCTTTTAGAGCAAAACAGATTTTCTCCTGGCTGTATCGACCGGGTATACGAAAATTCGAGCAAATGACTGATATCTCAAAACAGTTCAGGGCGAAACTCGATAACACGGCCTATTTCAGTCAGCTGGCCCTGCATAAAAAAGAAATATCAACAGATGGCACCATTAAATACGCATTTATGCTGTCTGATGACCATATCGTTGAAAGTGTCCTTATTCCAGAGGGAGATCGCAATACCTTATGCGTATCGTCTCAGGTTGGCTGTGCAATGGGTTGTAAATTTTGCCTCACTGGGACTATGGGGCTAAAAAGAAATTTGACACCGGCTGAAATTGTCAATCAAGTTTATTATGTCGCAGAAGAGCTGTTAGCTGCTAACTCGGGTAAGGTTACGAATATAGTGTTTATGGGAATGGGAGAGCCACTTGCCAATTTCAATCATCTGATGACAGCGCTTTCCATTTTATCTGATAATCTGGGTTTAAATTTTTCAGACCGTAAAATGACTGTTTCAACCTGTGGCATAGTTCCGAAAATAATAGAACTTGGCCAGAAATGCAGCGTCAATATGGCTATTTCTCTTCATGCTGCAGACGATCGTACCAGAAATTCAATTATGCCGGTCAACCTGACCTATTCACTCGATTCGCTTATCACTGCCTGTCGAGAGTTTCCACTCTCTAAAAGAAAACCCATCATGTTCGAATATATTCTTTTAAAGGATGTCAATGACTCGGCTCAACACGCTAAAGAACTAATCAAACTACTGCATGGCATTCCGTGTAAAATAAATTTGTTGCCTTACAACTCCTGCCCTGCCCTGCCTTTCCAGAAACCACTCCCTAAAACCATTGAAACTTTTCACCAGATTCTTCGTAAGGCTGGTCATACTGTAATAATTCGAGATAGTAGAGGTGCCGACATCTCAGCTGCCTGTGGTCAGTTAGCCCAAAAATAA
- a CDS encoding DUF1456 family protein, with product TRAQISDWLKKEDDPSYQNCDDPDFVAFLNGLINHFRGKKDGPHAEPESRLTNNIIFRKLKIALNLQADDVMKILGLADLSMSKHELSAFFRRPEHKHYRDCKDQILRNFLKGMQLKYRKCDK from the coding sequence TACTCGAGCCCAAATCAGTGACTGGTTGAAAAAAGAGGATGACCCATCATATCAGAACTGCGACGACCCTGATTTTGTAGCCTTCCTTAATGGGTTGATTAATCACTTTCGTGGAAAAAAAGATGGCCCGCACGCTGAGCCAGAGAGTCGTTTAACAAACAATATCATCTTCAGAAAACTAAAAATTGCCTTAAACCTCCAAGCCGACGATGTCATGAAAATTCTGGGACTAGCTGATTTGTCGATGAGCAAGCATGAGCTAAGTGCTTTTTTCCGCAGGCCGGAACACAAGCATTATCGTGATTGCAAGGATCAGATCCTACGTAATTTCTTGAAAGGGATGCAGCTTAAATATCGTAAGTGCGATAAATGA
- a CDS encoding radical SAM protein, translating into MDYQGNVIRPPSESRSIILQVTVGCSHNKCTFCGAYKDQKFTIKPDHVVMDDLAFAAQHYAHVNRLFLADGDVLILSHKRLVGLITSIKNKLPSVKRIRLYGNAKSIRSKTVEELAELKALGLDRIYMGLESGCDTILTGIKKCSSSQQMIEAACKVRDAGIFLSVTTLLGIGGTKLSAKNAIETAQVLNSMKPNQIAALTLMPMPNTELYAQIKQGLFTLPNQHSLLAELRLMVENITIDKVQFQANHASNYLPIDCRLQKDKGHVLELLDLAIAGKTPLMPDYMRAL; encoded by the coding sequence ATGGATTATCAAGGTAACGTTATCAGGCCGCCCAGTGAGTCTCGAAGTATCATATTACAAGTCACTGTTGGTTGTTCTCACAATAAATGTACTTTTTGCGGGGCCTATAAAGATCAGAAGTTTACTATAAAGCCAGATCATGTCGTTATGGATGACTTAGCTTTTGCAGCCCAACATTATGCGCATGTAAACCGTCTTTTTCTTGCCGATGGCGATGTGCTAATATTGTCGCATAAACGGCTTGTTGGCCTTATTACCTCAATAAAAAATAAGCTTCCGTCAGTGAAAAGAATACGACTTTATGGTAATGCAAAAAGTATTCGATCAAAAACCGTGGAGGAGCTAGCGGAGTTAAAGGCACTTGGCCTTGATCGTATTTATATGGGACTGGAGAGTGGTTGCGATACTATTCTTACCGGTATAAAAAAATGTTCAAGTAGCCAGCAGATGATTGAGGCAGCTTGCAAAGTAAGAGATGCCGGGATTTTCCTTTCAGTCACCACCCTTTTAGGAATTGGCGGCACAAAACTGTCTGCTAAGAATGCCATAGAGACAGCCCAGGTACTAAACTCGATGAAACCAAATCAAATTGCTGCTTTAACCCTTATGCCTATGCCCAACACAGAACTCTATGCACAAATAAAACAAGGGCTTTTCACACTTCCCAATCAACACTCCCTTCTGGCCGAACTTCGATTGATGGTTGAGAATATCACCATTGATAAAGTCCAATTTCAGGCAAATCACGCCTCCAACTATCTGCCCATAGATTGCCGCCTCCAAAAAGATAAGGGGCACGTTCTGGAATTATTAGATCTGGCAATTGCGGGTAAGACTCCGTTAATGCCGGATTACATGAGGGCTCTATAG